One window of the Cryptomeria japonica chromosome 7, Sugi_1.0, whole genome shotgun sequence genome contains the following:
- the LOC131034190 gene encoding cheilanthifoline synthase-like, which yields MGQTLAVVNYLPTVQGTFIFLVAASLISTFVALAFLLSSTKERKWPPSPPRLPLLGNFHQLNKSENILSSMTDMAKTYGPVMTVWMGPSPLIVLTGQASIWEALVKEMRQKKGVVRPFDALKIMAMNFIAHLCFGLDFQDENFLSKLEEFIAEDISLSKRGDMFLESFSLARFFVPSSIRTERKWNYREYFKRSAPSSFLNCLVSIDEGEEGEDKSKLSDEEIAFNLHELFLPAVDSTSTAIEWALAYLITNPHVQEKAHQEISQAAGNGNDGYYSLEDLRKLPYVQSVVKETLRKESIAPLGMIHQTENECKVMDITIPAKSRVHFNLHSVNNDPEVWKEPEKLRPERFLGNNEVRMTYLPFGTGRRVCAGMDVASVYVPITLASLLKSFEWGCAKEGSLPDLARDIQNVLMSMKYPLEARITPRPS from the exons ATGGGGCAAACGCTGGCTGTTGTGAATTATCTTCCGACTGTGCAAGGGACTTTTATTTTCCTTGTAGCCGCTTCACTCATTTCCACATTTGTTGCTCTAGCTTTTCTGTTGTCATCAACTAAAGAGAGGAAATGGCCTCCATCTCCACCAAGGCTGCCATTATTGGGCAACTTTCATCAACTGAACAAGAGTGAAAATATTCTTTCCAGCATGACAGACATGGCCAAAACATATGGTCCTGTCATGACAGTTTGGATGGGACCATCGCCACTTATAGTACTCACCGGCCAAGCTTCAATCTGGGAGGCCTTGGTTAAGGAGATGAGACAGAAGAAAGGTGTGGTGAGGCCATTCGATGCCTTGAAAATCATGGCAATGAATTTTATTGCCCACTTATGCTTTGGCTTGGACTTTCAAGACGAGAATTTCTTGTCCAAGCTGGAAGAATTCATAGCTGAAGATATTAGTCTGAGTAAAAGAGGAGATATGTTTCTGGAATCATTTTCTCTTGCTCGTTTCTTTGTTCCTTCATCAATCAGAACAGAAAGGAAATGGAA TTATAGAGAATACTTTAAGCGAAGTGCTCCCAGCAGTTTCTTGAACTGTTTAGTGTCCATTGACGAAGGGGAGGAAGGTGAAGACAAGTCCAAGTTATCCGATGAAGAAATAGCTTTCAACTTGCACGAGCTCTTCCTTCCTGCAGTAGACAGCACATCAACGGCCATAGAATGGGCTCTTGCTTACCTGATAACCAATCCTCACGTCCAAGAGAAGGCACATCAAGAAATAAGCCAAGCGGCGGGGAACGGAAATGATGGGTATTATAGTTTAGAGGATCTGAGGAAGCTGCCATACGTGCAAAGTGTGGTGAAGGAAACGCTGAGAAAAGAATCAATTGCACCACTCGGGATGATTCACCAGACGGAAAACGAGTGTAAGGTGATGGACATCACCATACCCGCAAAGTCACGAGTCCATTTTAATCTACATAGTGTGAACAACGATCCTGAGGTGTGGAAAGAACCGGAGAAGTTGAGGCCTGAGAGATTTTTGGGGAATAATGAGGTGAGAATGACATATCTTCCGTTTGGAACAGGAAGGCGGGTGTGCGCAGGAATGGACGTGGCCAGTGTGTATGTTCCCATCACTCTAGCCAGTTTGCTTAAATCATTCGAGTGGGGATGTGCTAAGGAAGGTAGTCTACCCGATCTTGCTCGGGATATTCAAAATGTGCTCATGTCCATGAAGTATCCATTGGAAGCTCGAATCACACCTCGTCCATCATAA